The following coding sequences lie in one Peribacillus frigoritolerans genomic window:
- a CDS encoding acetyl-CoA hydrolase/transferase family protein, giving the protein MNESVFKKIRNEQFKGKVVTAEEAASWIKDGMKLGMSGFTRAGDAKVIPMALVEKAKTEKFKVDVYTGASLGPEVDQHMAEAGIINKRLPFQADKGIRNKINADEVTYVDQHLSHTAEQVRQGIVGPIDFAIIEALAITEEGLIIPTTSVGNSAIFVQEAKHVIIELNVSHPEGLEGMHDIYTPAKQGEREPIPMTKASDRLGSIGIAVDPEKVMGIVISTDLDAPSTIVPPDEETATIANHLINFLREEIKAGRLTESLAPLQSGVGSVANAVFAGFLDSEFKDLEVYSEVLQDAVFDLIDAGKVKFASGCSITLAEEKGKQVYGELEKYRDKLVLRPQEISNHPEIIRRLGLISINTALECDIYGNVNSTHVSGTRMMNGIGGSGDFARNSRLGIFVTKSYAKGGKISSIVPFVSHVDHTEHDVDVLVTEQGIADLRGLAPKERVELIIENCAHPDYRQQLRAYFTEAVAQTGGHQTPHILEKAFSWHTNLAKNGTMLEAVLQDQK; this is encoded by the coding sequence ATGAACGAAAGCGTTTTCAAAAAAATTCGCAATGAACAATTTAAGGGGAAAGTAGTTACAGCGGAAGAAGCAGCTTCATGGATTAAAGATGGGATGAAACTCGGTATGAGTGGATTTACCCGTGCTGGTGATGCTAAAGTTATTCCGATGGCTCTAGTTGAAAAAGCAAAAACTGAAAAATTCAAAGTTGACGTTTATACTGGTGCTTCATTAGGACCGGAAGTCGATCAACATATGGCGGAAGCCGGTATCATAAACAAACGTTTGCCGTTCCAAGCGGATAAAGGCATTCGCAATAAAATAAATGCTGATGAAGTCACTTATGTGGACCAGCATTTATCTCATACTGCTGAACAAGTTCGTCAAGGCATTGTCGGACCTATAGATTTTGCAATCATCGAAGCATTGGCGATTACGGAAGAAGGATTGATCATCCCGACAACTTCTGTAGGTAACTCAGCCATATTCGTTCAAGAAGCTAAACATGTAATCATTGAATTGAACGTGTCCCATCCAGAAGGATTGGAAGGGATGCATGATATATATACACCAGCAAAACAAGGGGAACGCGAACCGATTCCTATGACTAAAGCTAGCGATCGCCTTGGATCGATCGGTATTGCGGTTGACCCTGAAAAAGTAATGGGAATCGTCATTTCTACAGATCTTGATGCACCTTCTACAATCGTGCCTCCGGATGAAGAAACTGCAACAATCGCCAACCACCTCATTAACTTCCTTCGTGAAGAAATCAAGGCTGGCCGTTTAACTGAAAGTCTTGCTCCGCTTCAGTCGGGTGTAGGTTCAGTGGCAAATGCAGTATTCGCTGGCTTCCTTGATTCTGAATTTAAAGATTTGGAAGTTTATTCAGAAGTGCTGCAAGATGCGGTATTTGATTTAATCGATGCTGGAAAAGTTAAATTCGCTTCAGGTTGTTCGATCACATTAGCTGAAGAAAAAGGGAAGCAAGTTTACGGTGAGCTTGAAAAATACCGTGATAAACTAGTTCTTCGTCCACAAGAAATATCCAACCATCCTGAAATCATCCGCCGCCTTGGCTTGATTTCAATCAATACAGCGTTAGAGTGCGATATCTATGGTAACGTGAACTCGACCCATGTTTCTGGGACAAGAATGATGAATGGAATCGGTGGATCGGGAGATTTTGCCCGTAACTCACGCCTAGGCATTTTCGTAACGAAATCATATGCAAAAGGCGGCAAGATTTCCAGTATCGTTCCTTTCGTTTCTCATGTGGATCATACTGAACATGATGTGGATGTATTAGTGACAGAGCAAGGGATTGCAGATTTACGTGGCTTGGCACCAAAAGAGCGCGTAGAGTTAATCATAGAAAACTGTGCGCATCCTGACTACCGTCAACAGCTTCGTGCATACTTCACTGAAGCTGTTGCGCAAACGGGCGGGCATCAAACTCCGCACATTCTTGAAAAAGCATTTTCATGGCATACGAACCTAGCTAAAAACGGTACGATGCTTGAAGCGGTTCTTCAAGATCAAAAATAA
- a CDS encoding AI-2E family transporter — translation MFKQKLHFWTLELLLLSLLFYVGTKISFLFEPIVIFTSTLFFPILISGFLYFLFNPTVDFLVKRRMPRGLAILLLYVFFLGLISLLVGLVGPSLSKQVTDLLNNLPDYFNQTRKFIEDSAESKWFLWTVEQDYVPLQEVGDSLQKYLTNLPSNITNSLTSVFSVVTNITLVVVTVPFILFYMLKDGDKLPAAIMKFVPVRYRKPALTVLQETGGTLTTYIQGQMLVCMFVGIGTFIGYLIIGLPYAFLFALIGAVTNIIPYVGPFIGAAPAVIVALIHSPTEALLVILVVTVIQQLDGNFISPLVIGKKLNTHPLTIIILLLVAGNIAGIIGMILAVPTYSVVKTIVLNIVKFIRIRKEEKLEEDILE, via the coding sequence TTGTTCAAGCAAAAACTGCATTTTTGGACGTTAGAGTTATTACTATTGTCTTTACTTTTTTATGTTGGTACAAAGATTTCTTTTCTTTTTGAACCAATAGTCATTTTTACATCTACATTGTTCTTTCCAATCTTGATTTCGGGTTTTCTCTACTTTTTGTTCAACCCTACCGTTGATTTCCTCGTTAAAAGGAGAATGCCAAGGGGATTGGCGATTTTATTGCTTTACGTATTTTTCCTTGGGTTGATAAGTTTACTGGTCGGTCTGGTTGGCCCGTCACTTTCCAAACAGGTTACGGATTTACTCAATAACCTTCCGGATTATTTCAATCAAACAAGGAAGTTCATTGAAGATTCAGCGGAGTCAAAATGGTTTTTGTGGACGGTGGAACAAGATTATGTACCTCTGCAAGAAGTAGGGGATTCGCTGCAAAAATATTTGACGAACTTACCTAGTAATATAACGAACAGTTTAACTTCCGTTTTCAGCGTAGTGACGAATATTACTTTAGTGGTCGTAACGGTTCCTTTCATCCTGTTTTATATGTTGAAGGATGGGGATAAGCTTCCGGCCGCCATTATGAAATTCGTACCGGTTCGCTATAGAAAACCAGCTTTGACAGTACTTCAGGAAACTGGCGGGACTCTTACTACATACATACAAGGGCAGATGCTTGTTTGCATGTTTGTCGGGATCGGAACGTTCATCGGGTATTTAATCATTGGTTTGCCTTACGCGTTCTTATTCGCGCTGATTGGTGCTGTAACCAATATCATTCCATATGTAGGTCCGTTTATCGGAGCCGCTCCTGCTGTCATTGTGGCTTTGATTCATTCACCGACCGAGGCGTTATTGGTCATTCTGGTTGTAACGGTCATTCAGCAATTGGATGGTAATTTCATTTCACCGCTAGTCATCGGGAAAAAATTGAACACACATCCGCTTACCATCATCATCCTATTGCTCGTCGCGGGAAACATTGCCGGTATCATCGGCATGATTTTGGCCGTTCCGACTTACTCCGTTGTTAAAACGATTGTATTGAATATCGTTAAATTCATCAGGATCCGAAAAGAGGAAAAGCTTGAAGAAGATATATTGGAATGA
- a CDS encoding NAD-dependent succinate-semialdehyde dehydrogenase, with product MKDYGLFINGEWSDFGLDKIEVRNPATDEIVATVPKGGATEAAKAADAAYEAFTGWAALSVYERAELIWKWHRLIDDHKEELAKIMTEEQGKPLKEALGEMTYANGFLSWFAEEGKRVYGETIPASVSNKRLFVTKQPVGVVAVITPWNFPAAMITRKVAPALAVGCTVVIKPANLTPITALKMAELAEEAGIPKGVINVVTGKSSEIGETWLQDTRVRKLTFTGSTEVGKTLMRGSADTVKKISLELGGHAPAIVLEDADLNKAVDGIISSKFRNAGQTCVCSNRIYVHEAIQEAFIEKLVGKVKELKVGNGLEDGVDIGPLIDQNAVDKVQKQIDEAISSGAKLEAGGKSISGLFLEPTVLSNIDDSMLCMKEETFGPLAPIASFKTDEEAIKRANDSIFGLAAYVFTENITKGIKFTEALEFGIVGLNDGLPSVPQAPFGGFKQSGLGREGGHQGIEEFLEVKYISLGL from the coding sequence ATGAAGGATTACGGATTATTTATTAACGGTGAGTGGTCGGATTTTGGATTGGATAAAATTGAAGTGAGAAACCCGGCAACGGATGAAATAGTTGCCACCGTTCCTAAAGGCGGTGCAACTGAAGCGGCAAAGGCTGCAGATGCCGCATATGAAGCCTTTACGGGCTGGGCTGCACTCTCAGTCTACGAACGTGCTGAACTGATTTGGAAATGGCATCGATTGATTGATGATCATAAAGAAGAACTGGCAAAAATCATGACTGAAGAGCAAGGAAAGCCCCTTAAAGAAGCACTTGGTGAGATGACATATGCAAATGGCTTTTTATCTTGGTTTGCCGAAGAAGGAAAAAGGGTGTACGGCGAAACGATCCCTGCTTCCGTGTCCAATAAGCGGCTTTTCGTGACTAAACAGCCTGTCGGGGTTGTAGCTGTCATTACGCCTTGGAACTTTCCTGCAGCCATGATTACAAGAAAAGTGGCACCAGCGCTTGCCGTCGGCTGCACAGTCGTCATTAAACCGGCAAACCTGACTCCCATAACAGCTTTAAAAATGGCTGAATTAGCTGAAGAAGCTGGCATTCCAAAAGGAGTCATCAATGTCGTGACAGGAAAATCATCAGAAATCGGTGAAACATGGCTTCAAGATACGAGGGTCCGCAAATTGACGTTTACCGGTTCTACAGAAGTCGGTAAAACGCTTATGAGGGGCTCAGCTGACACGGTAAAGAAAATCTCGCTAGAGCTCGGGGGCCACGCACCAGCAATCGTTCTTGAAGATGCCGACCTTAATAAAGCGGTAGATGGCATCATCAGTTCAAAATTCCGTAACGCAGGACAAACATGCGTCTGTTCAAATCGCATTTATGTCCACGAAGCCATTCAAGAAGCCTTCATCGAAAAGCTCGTTGGCAAGGTAAAGGAACTAAAGGTAGGAAACGGACTGGAAGATGGCGTCGATATCGGTCCGCTTATCGATCAAAATGCAGTGGATAAGGTTCAAAAACAAATTGATGAAGCAATCAGCAGCGGCGCTAAGCTCGAAGCTGGCGGTAAATCAATAAGCGGCCTTTTTCTTGAACCAACCGTATTGTCCAACATTGATGACAGCATGCTCTGCATGAAGGAAGAAACATTTGGTCCGCTAGCTCCCATTGCCTCCTTTAAGACTGATGAAGAGGCAATCAAGAGGGCAAATGACTCCATCTTCGGTTTGGCAGCTTACGTCTTCACTGAAAATATCACCAAGGGCATCAAATTCACCGAGGCACTTGAATTCGGTATTGTAGGCTTGAACGATGGACTTCCTTCCGTTCCGCAAGCTCCATTTGGCGGATTCAAGCAAAGCGGGCTCGGCCGTGAAGGCGGACACCAAGGCATCGAAGAATTCCTGGAAGTAAAATATATTTCCTTAGGTTTGTAA
- a CDS encoding dicarboxylate/amino acid:cation symporter — MKILKNLTVQVIIGIILGIAVGFFFPAFGEQLKILADLFIKMIKMVIAPIIFLTVVIGIGGMGDMKKVGRIGGKALLYFEIVTTFALAIGIIVVNLLGPGKGFNIDSVEGGDVSQYTTAASETEHGAVAFISNIIPDNAVAALAGGDLLPILFFAVLFGLSMAAMGPRVQPVVSFFQHIADIFFGIVGMIMKVSPLAAFGAMAYTIGKFGLGSLTSLGQLMGSVYITMALFIVLILGSIAKMYGFNIFKFIAYIKEEILLVLGTSSSESALPSVMKKLEKYGCSKSVVGLVVPTGYSFNLDGTSIYLSMAAIFIAQAYGVDLSIWQELTLLGILMLTSKGAAGVTGSGFITLAATLAAFPMIPVEGMALLLGVDRFMSEARAITNLIGNSVATVVISKSEGEFNPNQAISGDMSEVAVSTEK; from the coding sequence TTGAAAATATTAAAAAATTTAACAGTTCAAGTCATCATCGGTATCATTCTGGGTATAGCAGTCGGTTTCTTCTTCCCTGCTTTCGGTGAGCAGCTGAAGATATTGGCAGATTTATTTATTAAAATGATTAAAATGGTCATTGCACCAATCATCTTCTTAACCGTCGTAATCGGAATTGGCGGTATGGGCGATATGAAAAAGGTTGGCCGCATCGGCGGAAAGGCCCTGCTCTATTTTGAAATCGTTACCACTTTCGCACTTGCCATCGGAATCATCGTGGTCAATCTGCTGGGACCTGGTAAAGGCTTTAACATCGATTCAGTCGAGGGCGGAGATGTATCACAATATACGACAGCCGCTTCCGAAACGGAACATGGCGCCGTTGCTTTCATTTCTAATATCATTCCTGATAATGCCGTTGCCGCACTGGCTGGCGGAGACTTACTCCCTATTCTATTCTTTGCCGTATTATTCGGATTATCCATGGCGGCAATGGGACCGAGAGTGCAGCCAGTCGTTTCTTTCTTTCAGCATATTGCCGACATTTTCTTCGGCATCGTCGGTATGATCATGAAAGTTTCTCCATTGGCCGCATTTGGAGCAATGGCTTATACAATCGGTAAGTTTGGCCTTGGTTCTTTAACCTCGTTAGGACAATTAATGGGCAGTGTTTATATCACAATGGCACTTTTCATCGTTCTTATCCTTGGCTCGATTGCAAAAATGTACGGCTTTAATATTTTCAAGTTCATTGCCTATATAAAAGAAGAGATCCTCTTAGTTTTAGGAACTTCTTCATCGGAATCCGCCCTGCCAAGCGTGATGAAAAAGCTCGAAAAATACGGTTGCTCAAAATCGGTAGTCGGGTTGGTTGTCCCAACCGGTTATTCTTTCAACCTTGATGGCACATCCATCTACTTATCCATGGCTGCGATTTTCATCGCCCAAGCCTATGGTGTCGATTTAAGCATCTGGCAGGAATTGACCCTTCTAGGAATCTTGATGTTAACATCCAAAGGTGCTGCTGGTGTAACGGGATCCGGTTTCATTACACTTGCTGCAACATTAGCTGCCTTCCCAATGATTCCAGTTGAAGGAATGGCGTTACTGCTGGGAGTCGACCGCTTCATGTCTGAAGCACGTGCCATCACCAATCTAATCGGTAACAGTGTCGCTACAGTGGTCATTTCTAAATCAGAAGGTGAATTCAATCCAAACCAGGCCATCTCAGGTGATATGAGTGAAGTGGCCGTCTCAACGGAAAAATAA
- a CDS encoding ketopantoate reductase family protein → MCTLNIVIIGAGALGSYFGGRLQQAGQDVQYLVRKNRAKQLKENGISITSPHGNYQLNDLHITENVNDIEKVDLVILAVKGQHLQGTLTDLKVLVEKGAKVLPLLNGLEHISILQDELGEEAVLGGSAFIIATLDEKGHVIHSNENHDLIYGPLHPSQKKICDEFEQAAGSAIMKVSRTENILIRMWIKYMFITAFSGVTTASNLPIGTIRRFPETNGLLEKVLIEMKELANAYDVGITVENIAQALENMAGLPDESTSSMHQDRRKGLTLEVEHLQGGALRLADKAGLKLPVIGTLYALIKPFEN, encoded by the coding sequence GTGTGCACTTTGAATATAGTCATTATAGGGGCCGGGGCACTCGGCTCCTACTTTGGGGGCAGGTTACAGCAGGCCGGGCAGGATGTTCAATACCTTGTCCGAAAAAACCGCGCCAAACAATTGAAGGAAAACGGGATCAGCATAACCAGCCCACATGGAAACTACCAATTAAACGACCTTCATATCACAGAGAATGTAAATGATATAGAAAAGGTCGATCTTGTGATTCTCGCTGTAAAAGGCCAGCATCTGCAAGGCACCCTTACAGATTTAAAGGTGCTTGTTGAAAAGGGCGCAAAGGTCCTCCCGCTTTTGAACGGGTTGGAACATATATCCATTTTACAGGACGAACTGGGCGAAGAAGCCGTCTTGGGAGGAAGCGCCTTCATCATAGCAACCCTTGATGAAAAAGGTCATGTCATTCACTCCAATGAAAATCACGATTTAATCTATGGCCCGCTTCATCCGTCACAAAAAAAGATTTGTGATGAATTCGAACAGGCGGCCGGATCAGCTATCATGAAGGTAAGCAGAACGGAAAATATATTGATCAGGATGTGGATCAAATATATGTTCATCACCGCTTTTTCCGGTGTGACAACTGCATCGAACCTCCCTATCGGCACGATACGGAGATTCCCGGAAACCAATGGATTGCTAGAAAAAGTCCTTATTGAAATGAAGGAGCTTGCAAATGCTTATGACGTCGGTATTACTGTGGAGAATATTGCTCAAGCGTTGGAAAACATGGCAGGTTTACCTGACGAATCAACCTCGTCCATGCACCAGGACCGCCGGAAGGGCCTAACCCTCGAAGTGGAACATTTACAGGGCGGTGCACTGCGCCTTGCCGACAAGGCCGGTTTGAAACTTCCTGTGATCGGAACTCTATATGCACTCATAAAACCTTTTGAAAATTAA
- a CDS encoding LytTR family DNA-binding domain-containing protein, which translates to MQIKLIIDEKYVEPEVVIHANEYSSQIEQLMKYLKATSTDVIDGYLQKEIFMLKIVDIYFVFSEGAKVYFQTEENEYESKRKLYELEELLEKDFVRVNKSTLVNVTKISSMKVEGMGMMQLVMNNETTVLVSRSYLKGLKKRLGIGRDT; encoded by the coding sequence ATGCAAATTAAGCTAATAATCGATGAAAAATATGTCGAGCCAGAAGTAGTTATCCATGCAAATGAGTATAGCAGCCAAATAGAACAACTTATGAAGTATTTGAAGGCTACGAGTACAGATGTAATTGACGGATATTTACAAAAAGAAATTTTCATGTTGAAAATTGTCGACATTTACTTTGTATTTTCAGAAGGAGCTAAGGTTTACTTTCAAACAGAAGAAAATGAATATGAATCCAAGCGTAAGTTATATGAACTTGAGGAGTTATTAGAAAAAGATTTTGTACGTGTAAATAAATCCACACTTGTGAATGTAACGAAAATTTCCTCTATGAAGGTTGAGGGAATGGGGATGATGCAGCTCGTGATGAATAATGAAACGACTGTCCTTGTTAGTCGTTCGTATTTAAAAGGTCTTAAAAAGAGATTAGGAATCGGGAGGGATACATGA
- a CDS encoding DUF3021 domain-containing protein produces MMKIIMQVSLLGMVIGLSISYTIITIILLQNPTHKIDGQELFLEFLLAIILGFGCGITLLIFYIERWPITLKLFIHYAVSLLLVLACGAKGQWYESPFENPMAIIVFFVIHLAIYLVILCVIYWINFQEVKSINEKLKRR; encoded by the coding sequence ATGATGAAAATCATTATGCAGGTTTCCCTTTTAGGAATGGTAATCGGACTAAGTATTTCCTATACAATCATTACTATTATCTTATTACAAAATCCAACCCATAAGATAGACGGTCAGGAGTTATTTTTAGAATTTCTTTTAGCTATTATTCTTGGGTTTGGCTGTGGTATTACTTTACTTATTTTTTACATTGAGCGATGGCCGATAACGCTAAAACTATTCATACATTATGCTGTTTCTTTGTTGCTTGTACTTGCTTGCGGTGCAAAAGGGCAGTGGTATGAAAGCCCATTTGAGAATCCTATGGCAATCATCGTGTTCTTTGTCATTCATCTTGCGATATATCTTGTTATTTTATGTGTAATTTATTGGATCAATTTTCAAGAAGTGAAAAGCATTAATGAAAAATTAAAAAGACGATAG
- a CDS encoding 2TM domain-containing protein: MSQNSYENARKRVRELKLLYVHLVWYISVNVMLIFINMMTSSGSWWFIYPLMGWGLGIVAHSLYTLVLSRWGKEWEEKKIKEYLTKDNE, from the coding sequence ATGTCACAAAATAGCTATGAGAATGCAAGAAAACGTGTAAGGGAATTAAAGTTATTATATGTTCATTTAGTTTGGTATATTTCTGTGAATGTTATGTTGATTTTTATTAATATGATGACTAGTTCCGGCAGTTGGTGGTTTATTTATCCTTTAATGGGATGGGGACTGGGTATTGTCGCACATAGTTTATATACCTTGGTACTAAGTAGATGGGGCAAAGAATGGGAAGAGAAAAAGATAAAGGAATACCTAACTAAAGATAATGAATAA
- a CDS encoding ABC transporter ATP-binding protein, with translation MPEEQAIIKVTNLQKKYGAFEAVKGISFSVKKGELFAFLGTNGAGKSTTIDILCTLLKKTAGDVMIDGCILGEGKGNNSIRDKIGVVFQESILDERLTVYENILNRGHYYNLSKSQIQENYHFVSKYLNLDDIKAKNYSTLSGGQRRRADIARAIIHKPSILFLDEPTTGLDPQTRLFVWDAIKRLQEETNMTIFLTTHYMEEAAVADNVVVIKEGRLVAKGTPSQLKDEYAFDSMHLIFNQAFDPPSWFKKKRLSYTLKNSTYTLRLPSTLDAYGILKELEGQIKSFEVIKGSMDDVFINIIEEKGSISQ, from the coding sequence ATGCCGGAAGAACAAGCCATTATTAAGGTAACGAATTTGCAAAAAAAATACGGTGCATTTGAAGCTGTAAAAGGGATATCCTTTTCGGTGAAAAAAGGGGAGCTATTTGCTTTTCTGGGAACCAATGGGGCAGGGAAATCGACAACGATCGACATTCTGTGTACGCTGCTAAAAAAAACCGCTGGGGATGTCATGATCGATGGCTGTATCCTCGGTGAGGGCAAAGGAAACAACTCGATTCGCGATAAAATCGGGGTTGTATTCCAGGAGAGCATATTAGACGAACGTTTAACGGTGTATGAGAATATTCTGAACCGGGGCCACTATTATAATTTAAGCAAAAGTCAAATTCAAGAAAACTATCATTTTGTTTCGAAGTATTTGAACCTGGATGATATAAAAGCTAAAAACTACAGTACTTTATCAGGCGGGCAAAGGAGGCGGGCGGACATTGCCCGTGCCATTATCCATAAACCGAGTATTTTATTCCTGGATGAACCGACGACGGGTCTGGATCCGCAAACGAGACTATTTGTTTGGGATGCCATTAAGAGATTACAGGAAGAGACGAATATGACCATTTTTCTAACAACACATTATATGGAAGAAGCAGCCGTGGCTGATAATGTAGTTGTCATAAAAGAAGGGCGTCTGGTCGCAAAAGGTACACCTAGTCAATTAAAGGATGAATATGCATTTGATAGTATGCATTTAATATTTAACCAGGCTTTTGATCCCCCGTCATGGTTTAAGAAGAAACGATTATCCTATACGTTGAAAAATTCAACGTACACCCTTCGCTTGCCTTCTACGTTAGATGCGTATGGCATTTTAAAAGAACTAGAGGGGCAAATAAAATCGTTTGAGGTTATAAAAGGAAGTATGGATGATGTCTTTATCAACATTATAGAGGAAAAAGGGAGTATCTCACAGTGA
- a CDS encoding ABC transporter permease — MKSLYHLISRNNKIYRRDRTLLLLSLLSVFIVILLYAVFLQQTQIDTIKELVGSTKASKAMVNEWMVAGLLSITAVTTTLGAFGIMVKDKESKKTNDFLTAPLSRSTIQLSYVINSFGIGLFFSLLAFVGCELFLVLAGSEIMSGVKILKVLGIIVLSVALSSSINLFLTLFIHTQNAFSTLSTIVGTAIGFLCGVYVPIGGVPTFVQNIIMYFPISHTAVLLRKAFMTDSVQTVFKDATPEQILEYKKHYGIVYEMNDKLVTSAYSLWMILITMVAFTIISLIVFKKKNK, encoded by the coding sequence GTGAAATCCTTGTACCACTTAATCAGTAGGAATAACAAAATATACCGTCGCGATCGTACATTATTGCTTCTTTCCTTATTGTCCGTTTTCATTGTCATTCTATTGTATGCGGTATTCTTACAACAAACCCAAATCGACACAATAAAAGAACTTGTCGGAAGCACAAAAGCATCCAAAGCGATGGTCAATGAGTGGATGGTCGCAGGGTTATTATCGATTACTGCAGTAACGACAACTCTAGGCGCATTCGGGATTATGGTCAAAGATAAAGAAAGCAAAAAAACAAATGATTTTTTAACGGCGCCATTATCAAGATCAACTATACAGCTAAGCTATGTTATAAATTCATTTGGAATTGGTCTGTTTTTCTCGTTACTTGCCTTCGTGGGTTGTGAACTATTTCTTGTCTTGGCAGGCAGTGAAATCATGAGTGGGGTGAAGATTTTAAAGGTATTGGGCATTATTGTTCTTTCGGTTGCCTTATCCAGTTCAATAAATTTATTCTTGACCCTTTTCATCCACACGCAAAACGCATTTTCCACACTGAGTACAATCGTCGGAACGGCCATAGGTTTTTTATGTGGGGTGTATGTCCCTATTGGTGGTGTCCCCACTTTTGTGCAGAATATCATCATGTACTTCCCGATAAGCCATACGGCCGTCCTCCTGAGGAAAGCGTTCATGACGGATTCGGTACAAACTGTATTTAAAGATGCGACCCCGGAACAGATCTTAGAATACAAGAAACATTACGGCATAGTATACGAAATGAATGATAAGCTTGTGACATCCGCCTATAGTTTATGGATGATCCTAATTACGATGGTTGCATTCACTATAATATCCCTCATCGTATTCAAAAAGAAAAATAAATAA
- a CDS encoding 4'-phosphopantetheinyl transferase family protein, producing the protein MNSIHKTDYYSLWDTCLPENRARYINSSSQYRKQTIFAGDILLRYALLSEKLDISKVKIGYGKYGKPYIKNGGIHFNLSHSKNFIVLGIGKQELGIDILCERKLNKELIKYFFSEEEQRYLHHLKEGKQDYYWNVLCYKEAYIKCSGGQIINMKNRLVCPKDLQYGKVNRVKQEREQIESIFFKDSNYHICMISNNISRKLTFEILDMDVIYRKIEGLIS; encoded by the coding sequence ATGAATTCCATTCATAAAACAGATTATTATAGTTTGTGGGATACCTGTTTGCCAGAAAATAGGGCTAGGTATATCAATAGTTCAAGTCAGTACAGAAAGCAAACTATATTTGCAGGAGATATACTGTTGCGCTATGCTTTATTGAGTGAAAAATTAGATATTTCAAAAGTTAAGATTGGTTACGGCAAATATGGAAAACCTTATATAAAAAATGGTGGGATTCATTTTAATTTATCTCATAGTAAGAATTTTATTGTTCTAGGAATAGGAAAACAAGAATTAGGTATCGATATTCTATGTGAAAGAAAGTTAAATAAAGAATTAATTAAGTATTTTTTTAGTGAAGAAGAACAGAGATACCTCCATCACTTAAAAGAAGGAAAACAGGATTATTATTGGAACGTGTTATGCTATAAAGAGGCATATATTAAATGTAGTGGTGGTCAAATAATAAATATGAAAAACAGGCTTGTTTGTCCTAAGGATTTACAGTATGGCAAAGTAAACAGAGTGAAACAGGAAAGAGAACAGATCGAAAGCATATTCTTCAAAGATTCAAATTACCATATTTGTATGATTTCCAATAATATATCAAGGAAATTAACTTTTGAGATTTTAGATATGGATGTAATATATAGGAAAATTGAAGGTTTGATTTCATGA
- a CDS encoding 3D domain-containing protein, whose protein sequence is MKKILLPLFTAFFLVFSFSGVSSAATTTYKVKSGDTLWGIANKHNITVNQLKSWNNLKKDNIHPKQVLKVKKTSTAAKPKAKTSSSSKKYKTITVKATAYTANCKGCSGITASGLNLKKNPNVKAISVDPKVIPLGTKVHVEGYGDAIAADKGGAIKGNKIDVFYSSHSKAINWGRKTVKVKIYK, encoded by the coding sequence TTGAAAAAAATACTACTTCCATTATTCACTGCTTTCTTTTTGGTATTTAGTTTTTCCGGAGTTTCATCGGCTGCTACTACTACATACAAAGTTAAAAGCGGCGACACACTATGGGGTATCGCCAATAAACATAATATAACAGTCAATCAACTCAAAAGTTGGAACAACCTGAAAAAAGATAACATCCATCCAAAACAAGTTTTAAAGGTCAAGAAAACATCGACCGCCGCTAAACCTAAAGCTAAAACATCATCATCATCAAAAAAATATAAAACGATCACGGTGAAGGCAACAGCTTACACAGCGAACTGCAAAGGCTGCAGCGGGATTACAGCATCGGGTCTTAACTTAAAGAAAAACCCTAACGTAAAAGCCATCTCAGTCGACCCTAAAGTCATTCCACTTGGAACAAAAGTTCATGTAGAAGGATACGGGGATGCCATTGCGGCAGATAAAGGCGGCGCAATCAAAGGTAATAAAATTGACGTCTTCTACTCTTCTCACTCAAAAGCTATCAATTGGGGCAGAAAAACCGTTAAAGTAAAAATCTATAAATAA